The genomic interval AAAAAGTCTGTGTTGTGGAATGAAGCCTACTTCATTGCTAGCTGTGGTGGAGTAACAGTTTCCCAATTGAAGCAGTATGTACAGGGGCAAAATACTCCTGATTAGCGATTCCGTTTCACTCCATCACGGACTCCCTATCCCGACGTTCACACTGGCGGGTAGAACGCGGGGCTTCCGTCCCTAGCTAAAAATTGCAACCCAGTTATGGCCCAGTAATATAGCCAGTTTTCCGCAGAAAATCATTGAGGTCAATGAAGTACTGGCGGCGATCGCTGTACTGATAAGCCTGCTGCACCAACTGCCAACCCTCTTGGCCCTGACCAATCAAGTACTTGTCCGCTAAATAAGCAGCTAAAAACCCACGAACAGCACTGGCTCCTGAGTCTTTACTGTAGGTGTAGTTTTGCCACTGTTGAACGGCATTTTCATAGATCAATTGAGGATAGTTGCGCGTCACATTCTGCATTTGCGATCGCCGATATTGCCAAATTTGGATGGGCAATCCAGAAGCTGCATGTGCCGTAAATTGAGCATCA from Trichocoleus desertorum ATA4-8-CV12 carries:
- a CDS encoding transposase codes for the protein KKSVLWNEAYFIASCGGVTVSQLKQYVQGQNTPD